Proteins from a genomic interval of Alteromonas macleodii ATCC 27126:
- a CDS encoding DNA internalization-related competence protein ComEC/Rec2, whose translation MALMIAILIISVTIIIFISTTKPAEHHAFPEVLLCWAVSGLLSGVLWVASVGHFYYAWQLPQGKIQQDVTISGRVVSGGCVFGTARVPEATYHYVVAIESVNRESTATFLDNGILSPLPKRVLTSTFNFKARLTHQRYEFPNDRKSEGLANKKIAYAQQETIGVRPQSVSPSQVKLNCLHNGDTFTAIVKLKPAYGTANPVGASRQQQLVSQFIHATGYIKSIEHDKTKHSHSVRYGLATTLQKLDLIHERWWRALLLGDKTGFTLGDWTLLQRTGTGHMFSISGMHLSLIAGACLLFFNPVIFLLTHVTGLLGRAKYWLVRSASINYPATGRKNREPQISKMFQTSAPIRASVLCVLIAACFCYALLSGSALPVVRALILVTMGSVLSLSRHAWRPVNVALTMLTLSLLLFPLSILSASFYLSIGAVLCIWFLVVVWGLQRAPWYVSLFKLQVALTVIMMPLTLIWFGSASFVAVVTNLIALPVISLLLPICLISLLVLHFAELPFAQQVTGMLMHYSDVCLGYLLSLLNVLSQFSGSAINFYVSIGAALCLIVAFFIFLLPTWRYKAICVALLLLPSLSIFQKWLPTNESAWALHVFDAGQASAIAVTAGGRAMIIDSGAQFNGNAHTATKHLLPFLESSHISNIDVVVHTHSDNDHAGGALAIEQHALAKKATFYTPTLGCERGKRIRWQNLTINFLWPPNGNKEDNNAMSCVVKITSDSGSVLIPGDIEKTSEYALITREIMDGFSEGASMDTLASSTNLSADILIAPHHGSKTSSTHVFIEHVAPKAVIFTQGYENRWQFPAYVVAKRYERLGVTQYLTSYHGYISATFDKDSFHIDSQRGTLNNRWYLPGITPRHLKD comes from the coding sequence ATGGCATTGATGATTGCCATTTTAATAATATCTGTGACTATCATTATATTCATTTCGACGACAAAACCCGCTGAACATCATGCATTTCCAGAGGTGCTGCTATGTTGGGCAGTGAGCGGGCTGCTGTCTGGAGTACTTTGGGTGGCGAGTGTAGGGCATTTTTACTACGCTTGGCAACTGCCCCAAGGGAAAATTCAACAAGATGTCACAATTTCAGGTCGAGTTGTGTCGGGGGGATGTGTCTTCGGCACAGCTAGGGTGCCGGAAGCGACTTATCACTATGTTGTCGCTATTGAGTCTGTCAACCGTGAAAGCACAGCGACATTTCTAGACAACGGTATACTTTCCCCCTTGCCTAAGCGTGTTTTAACTAGCACGTTTAATTTCAAAGCTCGTCTTACTCACCAACGTTATGAATTCCCAAATGATCGAAAAAGCGAAGGCTTAGCCAACAAGAAAATCGCATATGCTCAACAGGAGACTATAGGCGTGCGGCCTCAATCAGTTTCTCCGTCCCAAGTGAAATTAAATTGTTTGCACAACGGCGATACCTTCACCGCAATTGTAAAACTTAAACCTGCATACGGTACGGCTAATCCTGTTGGAGCTAGCCGACAACAGCAGTTGGTTAGCCAATTTATTCATGCAACTGGCTATATTAAGTCGATAGAGCACGATAAAACAAAGCATAGTCACTCAGTGCGTTATGGACTTGCTACAACATTGCAGAAGCTAGACCTTATCCATGAAAGATGGTGGCGCGCATTGCTGCTAGGGGATAAAACGGGCTTTACGTTGGGTGATTGGACGCTGTTACAACGCACCGGCACTGGGCACATGTTTAGTATATCAGGCATGCATCTATCACTTATCGCTGGGGCCTGCTTATTGTTTTTTAACCCCGTTATATTTTTACTCACGCATGTTACAGGCCTATTAGGCAGAGCGAAATATTGGTTAGTACGTTCAGCCTCCATCAACTATCCGGCAACAGGTCGAAAGAACAGAGAACCGCAAATAAGTAAGATGTTTCAAACCAGCGCGCCCATTAGAGCCTCTGTGCTTTGTGTGCTTATCGCTGCTTGTTTTTGTTACGCGTTGCTTAGTGGAAGCGCATTGCCGGTTGTGCGTGCGCTGATACTGGTAACTATGGGGAGCGTGCTGTCTCTTTCTCGACATGCATGGCGGCCAGTAAATGTTGCGCTCACAATGCTTACTTTGAGCTTGTTGCTGTTTCCTCTCTCTATATTAAGCGCTAGCTTTTACTTGAGCATAGGGGCTGTACTGTGCATTTGGTTTTTAGTTGTTGTTTGGGGGCTACAGCGAGCACCATGGTATGTGTCTTTGTTTAAACTACAAGTAGCACTTACCGTAATAATGATGCCCCTAACCCTAATATGGTTTGGTAGCGCCAGTTTTGTTGCAGTTGTTACCAACTTAATCGCCTTGCCCGTCATATCGTTACTTTTACCTATTTGTTTAATTTCGTTGTTAGTCCTTCATTTTGCTGAGTTGCCTTTCGCACAACAAGTTACGGGCATGCTTATGCATTACAGTGATGTGTGTTTAGGGTATTTGTTATCGCTTTTGAACGTTCTTAGTCAGTTTTCTGGGAGCGCTATCAATTTTTACGTAAGTATTGGTGCGGCACTTTGTCTAATTGTCGCTTTTTTTATTTTTCTTTTGCCAACGTGGCGGTACAAAGCTATCTGCGTAGCGCTTCTCTTGCTCCCATCGCTAAGCATTTTTCAAAAGTGGTTACCTACCAATGAATCGGCATGGGCGCTGCATGTATTTGATGCGGGCCAGGCCAGTGCTATTGCAGTGACTGCGGGAGGCCGGGCTATGATTATTGATTCTGGCGCTCAGTTTAATGGCAATGCTCATACTGCAACGAAACACCTGTTACCTTTTTTGGAAAGTAGTCATATTTCAAATATAGATGTTGTAGTTCATACGCATAGTGACAACGATCATGCAGGAGGCGCATTAGCCATTGAGCAACACGCCTTAGCTAAAAAAGCCACTTTCTATACACCAACATTAGGTTGTGAGCGAGGAAAGCGTATACGCTGGCAGAACTTAACAATCAATTTTCTATGGCCGCCAAATGGCAATAAAGAAGACAACAATGCCATGTCGTGTGTGGTTAAAATAACAAGCGACTCTGGTAGCGTGTTAATTCCTGGTGACATTGAGAAAACAAGTGAGTACGCGTTGATAACCCGTGAAATCATGGATGGTTTTTCAGAGGGGGCTTCAATGGATACTTTAGCGAGTTCTACAAATCTAAGTGCCGACATTCTTATTGCGCCGCATCACGGAAGCAAAACGTCGTCTACCCATGTTTTTATAGAACACGTTGCACCAAAAGCTGTGATCTTTACGCAAGGTTATGAGAATCGATGGCAGTTTCCTGCTTATGTTGTGGCTAAACGTTACGAGCGTTTGGGCGTAACGCAATATTTAACAAGCTATCACGGATATATAAGCGCAACCTTCGATAAGGATTCTTTTCATATAGATTCCCAACGTGGAACGTTGAACAATCGCTGGTATTTACCAGGCATTACACCGCGACACCTCAAAGACTAA
- the msbA gene encoding lipid A export permease/ATP-binding protein MsbA, which yields MQQADNSDYQIKRFLQYLKAYKVPFVFAIIGMIGYSAVDTFVFSQLQPMIDESLGKNDHDYLRLAAYAIVPLFLIRGVFNFLGSYTLSWIGAQVVMRMRQQLFEKYIHLPVAFHDNHAVGGLISKVTYDTEQVANASGKALLTLVREGALVIGLLCVMFYYSWQLSLIFLLIGPIVAVIVSIVSKRFRVVSKNIQQSMGNLTSSVEQAVKGHKVVIMFGGQEIEQKRFQQKNNHNRQQSMKLNVTSILSVSSIQVIASIALAVVLFIASTPGMLEKLTAGVFINVVFCMVMLLKPLKQLTTINNQFQKGMAACASIFEILDEADEEDKGKIKVERATGKIEFDDVTFSYPGKQTPALSNVSFIANPGQSIALVGRSGSGKSTISSLLTRFYVPQEGEIRLDDTALNDIDLKDLRAQFAVVSQNVTLFNDTIANNIAYGARQNVSRKDIENAAKMAHVEEFLSNLPEGLDTVIGENGLMLSGGQRQRIAIARAILAEAPILILDEATSALDTESERLIQDALETLQKRCTSIVVAHRLSTIENADCIMVVEQGRIIEKGKHNELLEKGGHYAQLHALQFGETK from the coding sequence ATGCAACAAGCCGACAACTCGGATTATCAAATTAAACGCTTTTTACAGTACCTTAAAGCGTATAAAGTGCCTTTTGTTTTTGCCATCATTGGTATGATTGGTTATTCCGCGGTAGATACCTTCGTATTTTCCCAGCTTCAGCCAATGATTGACGAGTCACTGGGGAAAAACGACCATGACTATCTACGTCTAGCCGCATATGCGATTGTGCCGCTCTTTTTGATACGGGGTGTTTTCAACTTTTTAGGTAGTTACACGCTAAGCTGGATTGGTGCACAGGTGGTTATGCGCATGCGCCAGCAGTTGTTTGAAAAATACATTCACCTTCCAGTGGCATTTCACGATAATCATGCGGTTGGCGGGCTTATCAGTAAAGTCACCTACGACACAGAGCAAGTGGCTAATGCATCTGGTAAGGCGCTGCTAACATTGGTGAGAGAAGGCGCACTAGTTATCGGTTTGCTGTGTGTCATGTTCTATTACTCATGGCAGCTTTCGCTCATATTTCTTTTGATTGGCCCCATTGTGGCGGTAATTGTTTCTATCGTCAGTAAGCGTTTTCGCGTTGTAAGTAAAAACATTCAACAATCAATGGGCAACCTAACATCGTCGGTAGAGCAAGCGGTGAAAGGTCACAAAGTTGTGATCATGTTTGGCGGTCAAGAAATAGAGCAAAAGCGTTTCCAGCAGAAAAACAATCACAACCGACAACAGTCAATGAAGTTGAATGTCACTTCTATTTTGAGTGTGTCTTCAATACAGGTAATAGCGTCAATTGCCCTTGCTGTCGTTCTGTTTATTGCCAGCACGCCCGGTATGCTTGAAAAGCTTACTGCAGGTGTATTTATCAATGTGGTCTTTTGCATGGTAATGCTGCTGAAGCCCCTTAAACAGCTCACTACCATTAATAACCAATTTCAAAAAGGTATGGCAGCCTGCGCCAGTATTTTTGAAATTCTTGATGAAGCAGACGAAGAAGATAAAGGAAAAATCAAAGTAGAGCGCGCAACAGGAAAAATTGAATTTGACGACGTTACGTTCTCTTATCCAGGAAAACAGACGCCCGCGTTATCTAATGTGAGCTTTATCGCAAACCCTGGGCAGTCGATTGCTTTGGTAGGGCGCTCGGGAAGTGGTAAATCGACCATCTCGTCGCTGCTTACACGCTTTTATGTACCGCAAGAAGGTGAAATTCGCTTGGATGACACGGCGCTCAACGATATTGATCTTAAAGATCTGCGGGCGCAGTTCGCCGTGGTATCGCAAAACGTTACGCTATTTAACGATACCATAGCTAACAATATTGCTTATGGTGCGCGCCAAAATGTATCTCGCAAAGACATCGAGAATGCGGCAAAAATGGCGCATGTTGAAGAGTTCTTATCGAACTTACCTGAAGGACTAGATACGGTAATTGGTGAAAACGGCTTGATGCTTTCGGGCGGCCAGCGTCAGCGTATTGCCATTGCAAGGGCAATACTTGCCGAAGCGCCCATACTTATTCTGGATGAAGCGACATCTGCCCTTGATACAGAGTCTGAGCGTTTGATCCAAGACGCATTAGAAACGCTGCAAAAACGATGCACCAGCATTGTTGTGGCGCACCGCTTGTCTACCATCGAAAACGCAGATTGCATTATGGTAGTGGAGCAGGGGCGCATTATTGAAAAAGGTAAACACAACGAATTGCTTGAAAAAGGTGGTCACTACGCGCAACTGCACGCGTTACAATTTGGTGAGACTAAGTGA
- the lpxK gene encoding tetraacyldisaccharide 4'-kinase, with product MSQSQSKTKHDKWYFGHPLVWLLSPLALLFYFISAIRRLLFKIGLKKAFKANAPVIVVGNISVGGNGKTPVVLALADYYQKQGIKVGILSRGYGAKSPEYPRLVKGEDDASEVGDEPRLLAIRSQCDVVIDPVRARGAAYLSDELHCDLIICDDGLQHYALHRDVEIVVMDDRKVGSGYLLPMGPLREGQWRLGTVDALVHNSRSMPTFSHAVAPQYLMTLVPGDFTSVSNRVSTSPLEEIQKVPCSAIAGIGSPQRFFSQLKEMGIQLSSATPLADHHAITRSDIPNGRVLMTEKDAVKAAPFAHNDCWFLPVTAHLAPDFFNLVKVKLAKAGLKINQDGQE from the coding sequence GTGAGTCAATCACAAAGTAAAACCAAGCACGATAAATGGTATTTCGGCCATCCTTTAGTGTGGCTGCTCTCACCACTTGCGCTGCTGTTCTACTTTATTTCGGCAATTCGACGATTACTTTTTAAAATTGGACTCAAAAAGGCCTTTAAGGCTAATGCTCCCGTGATTGTCGTTGGCAACATATCAGTGGGCGGCAACGGAAAAACGCCAGTCGTATTAGCTTTAGCCGATTATTACCAGAAGCAGGGCATTAAGGTCGGCATTTTAAGTCGGGGCTATGGCGCTAAATCACCAGAATACCCGCGATTAGTGAAAGGCGAAGATGATGCGTCTGAGGTGGGTGACGAACCTCGTTTACTGGCCATTAGAAGCCAGTGCGACGTTGTTATCGATCCAGTCCGCGCACGTGGAGCCGCGTACTTAAGTGACGAATTACACTGTGATTTAATTATCTGTGATGACGGCCTTCAACATTACGCGCTTCATCGCGACGTTGAAATTGTAGTGATGGACGACAGAAAAGTAGGCAGTGGTTATTTGCTGCCGATGGGGCCCCTTCGCGAAGGACAATGGCGCCTTGGTACCGTTGATGCGCTAGTACATAATAGCCGTTCAATGCCGACATTTAGCCATGCTGTAGCGCCTCAATATTTAATGACCTTAGTACCAGGGGACTTCACCTCTGTTTCAAACAGAGTAAGTACCAGTCCCCTTGAAGAGATACAAAAAGTGCCGTGCAGCGCAATTGCTGGAATAGGTTCACCTCAGCGTTTTTTCTCTCAGCTTAAAGAAATGGGTATTCAGCTTTCTTCGGCTACACCGCTGGCGGATCACCATGCGATCACACGGTCAGACATACCGAATGGTAGAGTGTTAATGACAGAAAAAGACGCCGTTAAAGCTGCACCTTTTGCTCATAACGACTGCTGGTTTTTACCTGTTACCGCGCATTTAGCGCCAGACTTTTTTAATTTAGTAAAAGTGAAACTTGCCAAGGCAGGTTTGAAGATCAACCAAGACGGACAGGAATAA
- a CDS encoding Trm112 family protein: MAFDKKLLEVLACPVCKGKLVLSDDSTQLVCRFDRLAFDIKDGIPVLIESKATALSLDDVDATR; encoded by the coding sequence ATGGCCTTTGATAAAAAGCTTTTAGAAGTTTTGGCTTGCCCAGTGTGTAAGGGAAAATTAGTTCTGAGTGATGATAGCACCCAGTTAGTGTGTCGATTTGATAGATTGGCTTTCGATATTAAAGATGGCATCCCTGTACTTATCGAAAGTAAAGCAACAGCATTGTCGTTAGACGATGTAGACGCAACACGGTAA
- the kdsB gene encoding 3-deoxy-manno-octulosonate cytidylyltransferase — protein MSFTVVIPARYGSSRFPGKPLALIDGKPMIQHVVERAKEAGADNVIVATDDERIQNVVLGFAQVCMTSVNHQSGTERIAEVIEKEGIANSTIVVNVQGDEPFIPAENIKQVADNLANAPQCQMATLSTPIERVEDVFNPNIVKVLVNEKGESIYFSRSPIPFERDHMMAKPQSANTSLYKRHIGIYAYRAEYVKQYVAYAPSSLEQIESLEQLRAIWYGDKIHCEVAIAPPPVGIDTPEDLERLLKTIS, from the coding sequence ATGTCATTTACAGTTGTGATCCCTGCTCGATACGGCTCAAGTCGGTTTCCTGGCAAACCCTTAGCGCTTATTGACGGAAAGCCGATGATTCAACATGTGGTTGAACGTGCTAAAGAAGCTGGAGCAGATAACGTCATTGTTGCCACGGACGATGAACGTATTCAAAACGTTGTGCTTGGTTTTGCTCAAGTATGCATGACGTCTGTCAACCACCAATCTGGAACAGAGCGCATTGCCGAAGTTATCGAAAAAGAAGGCATTGCGAACTCTACTATTGTGGTTAACGTACAGGGGGATGAGCCATTTATTCCTGCCGAAAACATCAAACAGGTTGCAGATAATCTTGCCAATGCGCCTCAGTGTCAGATGGCTACGTTATCTACGCCTATTGAACGTGTTGAGGATGTGTTTAACCCCAATATCGTTAAGGTGTTGGTAAACGAAAAGGGGGAGTCTATCTATTTTTCACGTTCTCCTATTCCTTTTGAACGCGATCACATGATGGCAAAACCGCAATCTGCAAATACGTCGCTGTACAAACGCCATATAGGTATTTATGCCTATCGTGCTGAATACGTTAAGCAATATGTTGCTTATGCGCCTAGCTCTCTGGAGCAAATTGAATCCTTAGAACAGCTTCGAGCCATATGGTATGGCGATAAGATTCACTGTGAGGTGGCGATAGCGCCACCGCCAGTTGGAATTGATACCCCGGAAGATCTAGAACGTCTTTTAAAGACTATAAGTTAA
- a CDS encoding SDR family oxidoreductase: MNVVITGGNRGIGLALTKQYKARGAKVYATCRNSCDELNSAGVTIIKGVDVSQPEMLAEKLAPLMDVNIDLLINNAGVLGRESIDDWDPNTIDYQFRVNALGPLLVTQTLLPAMAKDGKIAMITSRMGSMADNGSGGYYGYRMSKAALNAAGVSMANDLKPKGIAVGIFHPGFVQTEMVNGAGDIDADTCAERLSQRIDELNVSNAGRFIHSNGDELPW, translated from the coding sequence ATGAACGTAGTTATTACCGGTGGCAACAGAGGCATAGGCCTTGCGCTTACCAAGCAATATAAAGCACGTGGTGCGAAAGTTTATGCTACCTGTCGAAACAGTTGCGACGAGCTAAACAGTGCAGGTGTGACAATCATCAAAGGTGTGGACGTATCCCAACCAGAAATGTTGGCTGAAAAGCTTGCACCTTTAATGGACGTTAACATCGATTTGCTCATTAATAATGCCGGAGTGCTCGGACGCGAGAGTATTGACGATTGGGATCCAAATACCATCGATTATCAATTTAGGGTTAATGCATTAGGTCCATTGTTAGTTACTCAAACACTATTACCCGCAATGGCAAAAGACGGTAAAATTGCCATGATTACCAGTCGAATGGGTTCAATGGCAGACAATGGTTCAGGCGGCTACTATGGCTACCGAATGTCCAAAGCCGCACTAAACGCGGCGGGAGTGTCCATGGCGAATGATCTGAAGCCCAAGGGGATTGCAGTAGGTATTTTCCATCCTGGATTCGTTCAAACAGAAATGGTCAATGGAGCGGGAGATATTGATGCTGATACCTGTGCTGAGCGTTTGTCACAACGCATAGATGAGCTAAATGTATCTAACGCAGGTCGCTTCATCCATTCAAATGGTGATGAATTGCCTTGGTAG
- a CDS encoding substrate-binding periplasmic protein, with translation MAMLPYSKLKHSSRHILSFGIVLILTFVFNPRALASTECKTLHTAGAQQWFPYAFNEFEGRLKATGIAFDVLTLLARDLGVTLKIETGLPWKRIESKLDAGELDILAGNYWNEARSRKWLITAPFAAEEVYVVLSPSLSQTRGTDLSLNALAQYIGVMPRGISLGEKFDSIKSNLNIIEVKDHDKMYEMMRRHRADYAVSPQSAALSHLNDPENDGMRISQSPISSNNVHFAISAKSKCASLFPEFNQALSARLKDGSIKQIIDTYDLTR, from the coding sequence ATGGCAATGTTACCCTACTCCAAACTGAAACACTCTTCCCGCCACATCTTGTCATTTGGCATAGTGCTCATTTTGACTTTCGTATTCAACCCTCGTGCACTTGCCAGTACAGAGTGCAAGACTTTACACACCGCGGGAGCACAACAGTGGTTTCCCTACGCATTTAACGAGTTTGAAGGAAGGTTGAAAGCTACGGGGATAGCATTTGACGTTTTAACCCTGCTAGCACGGGATTTAGGTGTCACACTAAAGATAGAAACCGGGCTCCCCTGGAAACGAATAGAATCCAAACTCGACGCGGGCGAGCTTGATATTTTGGCGGGAAACTATTGGAACGAAGCTCGTAGTCGAAAATGGCTTATCACCGCACCGTTTGCAGCAGAAGAGGTTTACGTTGTGCTCTCTCCTTCACTTTCTCAAACGCGAGGTACCGATCTTTCGCTTAACGCACTCGCGCAATATATTGGTGTGATGCCTCGAGGAATAAGCTTAGGTGAAAAATTCGATAGCATTAAATCAAACTTGAATATTATCGAAGTTAAAGACCACGACAAAATGTATGAAATGATGCGTCGACATCGTGCTGATTACGCAGTTTCACCACAAAGCGCAGCACTAAGCCACTTGAACGACCCAGAAAATGACGGCATGCGAATAAGCCAGTCACCGATATCTTCAAACAATGTACATTTTGCTATCTCCGCCAAATCTAAGTGCGCATCACTATTTCCAGAGTTTAACCAAGCCCTTAGCGCTCGTTTAAAAGACGGGTCTATTAAGCAAATCATTGATACGTATGATTTAACGCGCTAA
- the rimO gene encoding 30S ribosomal protein S12 methylthiotransferase RimO, protein MTVETFNPNKVVNKTTTLETPVKVLSDNKPSQQSNGSRIGFVSLGCPKNLVDSERILTQLRTEGYDVVPTYNDADLVIVNTCGFIDAAVEESLDTIGEALKENGKVIVTGCLGVKEDEIRELHPNVLAITGPHAYETVVEQVHDHLPKPQHNPFEDLIPDHGVKLTPRHYAYLKISEGCNHRCTFCIIPSMRGDLVSRPVGNVLDEAKRLKDAGVKELLVISQDTSAYGVDVKHRTGFWNGMPVKAHMQQLCEKLGEMGIWVRLHYVYPYPHVDDLIPLMNEGKILPYLDIPFQHANKRILKLMKRPGSAERVLERVKKWREQCPSLVIRSTFIVGFPGETEEEFEELLDFLREAQLDRVGAFAYSPVEGARANDLPDPVPEEVKQARLARFMEVQGEISAARLQARIGNEYQVVIDSVDAEGAVGRTYADAPEVDGLVHLNGVYDVKPGDRVWAEVIHANEHDVWAVLSEDQDEEDEGADPAL, encoded by the coding sequence ATGACAGTAGAAACGTTTAATCCAAACAAAGTAGTAAATAAAACCACCACGCTAGAAACGCCAGTGAAGGTATTAAGTGACAACAAACCTTCGCAACAAAGCAATGGCAGCAGAATTGGTTTTGTTAGCTTAGGTTGCCCTAAGAACTTAGTTGATTCAGAGCGTATTCTTACTCAACTTCGCACCGAAGGTTATGACGTAGTCCCTACCTACAACGATGCCGACTTGGTTATCGTTAACACCTGTGGATTCATTGACGCGGCGGTAGAAGAGTCATTAGACACTATAGGCGAAGCACTTAAAGAAAATGGCAAAGTTATCGTTACCGGGTGTTTAGGTGTTAAAGAAGACGAAATTAGAGAGCTTCATCCAAATGTACTGGCTATCACGGGGCCTCATGCCTACGAAACGGTAGTTGAGCAAGTACACGATCATCTTCCAAAACCCCAGCACAATCCGTTTGAAGATCTGATCCCTGACCATGGTGTAAAATTAACGCCTCGTCATTATGCTTATTTAAAAATTTCAGAAGGCTGTAACCACCGTTGCACGTTCTGTATCATTCCTTCTATGCGTGGCGACCTTGTCAGCCGCCCAGTGGGTAACGTACTCGATGAAGCTAAGCGTTTGAAAGACGCTGGTGTTAAAGAGCTATTGGTTATTTCACAAGATACTAGCGCCTATGGTGTTGATGTTAAGCACAGAACGGGCTTTTGGAACGGCATGCCGGTTAAAGCACACATGCAACAGTTGTGTGAAAAACTGGGCGAAATGGGCATTTGGGTCCGTTTACATTACGTGTACCCTTACCCGCATGTGGATGACCTAATTCCACTAATGAACGAAGGTAAAATCCTTCCTTACTTGGATATTCCGTTTCAACACGCCAACAAACGTATTCTTAAGTTAATGAAACGCCCAGGTAGTGCTGAGCGCGTGCTAGAGCGCGTTAAAAAGTGGCGCGAACAGTGCCCATCATTAGTCATTCGTTCGACATTCATCGTCGGCTTTCCGGGCGAAACGGAAGAAGAGTTTGAAGAGTTATTGGACTTCCTTCGCGAAGCGCAGCTTGATCGTGTTGGTGCATTCGCCTATTCCCCTGTTGAAGGTGCAAGAGCAAATGACCTCCCTGACCCAGTGCCAGAAGAAGTGAAACAAGCTCGCCTTGCACGGTTTATGGAAGTACAGGGCGAAATAAGCGCAGCGCGACTTCAAGCGAGAATCGGTAACGAATATCAAGTTGTTATCGACAGCGTTGATGCGGAAGGTGCCGTAGGCCGTACCTATGCAGACGCACCGGAAGTTGATGGTCTGGTTCATTTAAACGGCGTTTATGACGTAAAACCTGGCGATCGTGTATGGGCTGAAGTTATTCACGCTAACGAACACGACGTCTGGGCAGTATTGTCTGAAGACCAAGACGAAGAAGACGAAGGCGCTGATCCCGCGCTGTAA
- a CDS encoding DUF2919 family protein, with product MLKLPLTFYDESGRILPPRWLYSVFILLCIDWLAFVFSLASRTQTSELLTFFYPQKETLGLGLAASLPVLIALSLVSQRDRLWKKGFLAWRRWVIPLAQLGVLALLSVQLYYSMHHHWGFETITGVKIVFYSIALYAISKSRHLKWMVEDWETPNP from the coding sequence ATGCTTAAATTACCGCTAACTTTTTATGATGAGTCAGGGCGAATTCTTCCTCCCCGTTGGCTTTACAGCGTGTTTATACTTCTATGCATTGACTGGCTCGCGTTCGTCTTTTCTCTGGCTTCCCGCACTCAAACTAGTGAGCTACTTACGTTCTTTTACCCACAAAAAGAAACGTTAGGGTTGGGGTTAGCGGCAAGTTTACCTGTGTTAATTGCGTTATCTTTGGTTAGCCAACGAGATCGCTTATGGAAAAAAGGCTTTTTAGCATGGCGCCGATGGGTTATTCCACTGGCTCAATTGGGGGTGTTGGCATTGTTGAGTGTTCAGCTTTACTACTCTATGCATCATCACTGGGGGTTTGAAACTATTACGGGTGTAAAAATCGTTTTTTACAGTATAGCCTTGTACGCAATTTCAAAAAGTCGTCATTTAAAGTGGATGGTAGAGGATTGGGAAACACCTAACCCCTGA
- the tcdA gene encoding tRNA cyclic N6-threonylcarbamoyladenosine(37) synthase TcdA, translating to MSDDPRLGGIVRLYGAQQTNNLANSHVAVVGIGGVGSWTAEALARSGIGTITLIDLDDVCVTNTNRQIHALSNTIGEAKVDAIASRIHLINPACKVNCIEDFVTPENTATLLTKEMHAVVDATDSIRAKAAMIAHCKRNKIPIVTVGGAGGQIDPTQVTKGDLAKTTQDPLAAKLRSELRRNYNFSKNPKRRFGVECIYSTEQLRYPQPDGSVCYNKSAMEGGTRLDCAGGFGAVVTVTATFGMFAAASVINRLTGQK from the coding sequence ATGTCTGATGATCCACGTTTAGGCGGTATTGTGCGTTTATATGGCGCACAGCAAACTAATAATTTAGCCAACAGTCATGTGGCTGTAGTCGGCATTGGCGGTGTGGGAAGTTGGACTGCAGAAGCACTAGCTCGTTCGGGCATAGGTACTATAACCCTTATTGATTTAGACGATGTTTGCGTAACTAATACAAATCGCCAAATTCACGCGCTTTCCAATACCATAGGAGAAGCAAAGGTCGACGCCATTGCATCGAGAATTCACTTGATAAATCCTGCTTGCAAAGTGAATTGTATTGAGGATTTTGTCACTCCAGAAAATACGGCTACGCTTTTAACCAAAGAAATGCACGCTGTAGTCGATGCCACTGACAGTATTCGCGCTAAAGCGGCGATGATAGCTCACTGTAAACGCAACAAAATTCCTATTGTTACGGTTGGCGGTGCGGGCGGTCAAATAGACCCAACTCAAGTCACTAAAGGCGATTTAGCTAAAACAACACAAGACCCCCTAGCAGCTAAGCTACGCAGTGAGCTTAGACGTAACTATAATTTTAGTAAAAACCCAAAACGCCGCTTTGGCGTTGAGTGTATCTATTCAACAGAGCAATTGCGCTACCCACAACCTGACGGCTCGGTTTGTTACAACAAATCTGCAATGGAAGGTGGTACTCGACTAGACTGTGCAGGCGGCTTTGGTGCTGTGGTCACGGTAACCGCCACCTTTGGTATGTTTGCCGCTGCAAGTGTAATAAATAGATTAACTGGACAAAAATAG